AGGTCGTCGAAGGACTTCGCGTCCGTGCCGCCGGAGAGCATGTACGGGATCGCCTTCGCGGCCGGGTCCTCGGCCACCAGCGCGGACTGCATCGCGTCGACCAGCGCACCGTCGAACGTGGTCTCGACGGCCTTGTCGGCGTGCACGTCCTCGCGCCGCACCTTGGGGCCGAGGATCCGGTCGAGGTCGGCGAGGAACTCCTCCTCGTGGCCGGGCAGGAACCGGCCGTCGACGTGCGCGGTGGCCTCGCCGGGAATGACGTTGACCTTGTAACCCGCGCCCAGCTGGGTCGGGTTGGCGGTGTTGCTCAGGGTCGCGCCGATGAGCTTGGCGATGCCGCCGAGCTTGGCGAGGGTTCCCTCCATGTTCTCCGGGTCCAGCTCGGTGCCGAGCGCGTCGCCCAGTTCGTCGAGGAAGGCCCGGGTGGTCTTGGTGACCCGGATGGGGAAGGTGTGGCGGCCGAGGCGTGCGACGGCCTCCGACAGCTCGGTGATGGCGTTGTCGCGGTGGATCATCGACCCGTGCCCGGCGGTGCCGGCCACGGTCAGCTTCATCCAGTGCATGCCCTTCTCGGCCGTCTGGATCAGATAGAGGCGGCGCTGCTCGCTCACGGTGAAGGAGAAGCCGCCCACCTCGCTGATCGCCTCGGTGACGCCTTCGAAGAGGCCGGGGTGCTTGTCGACGAGGTGACGGGCGCCGTACGTCCCGCCGGCCTCCTCGTCCGCGAGGAACGCCAGGACGATGTCGCGCGGCGGCCTGCGCCCGCTGCGCAGCCGGTCGCGGACGACCGCGAGGGTCATCGCGTCCATGTCCTTCATGTCGACCGCGCCGCGGCCCCAGACGCACCCGTCCGCGATCTCGCCGGAGAAGGGGTGGTGGGTCCAGTCGTCCGCGTTGGCCGGGACGACGTCGGTGTGGCCGTGGATGAGCAGCGCGGGCCTGGACGGGTCCTCGCCCTCGATCCGGGCCACCGTGGACGCGCGTCCGGGGTGGGACTCGAAGATCTGCGGTTCGAGTCCCACCTCGGCGAGCTTCTCGGCGACCCATTCGGCCGCCTTGCGCTCGCCCGGACCCGAGTGGTCCCCGTAGTTGCTGGTGTCGATCCGGATCAGCTCGCGGCAGAGGTCGACGACCTCGTCCTCGCCGGTGACGCTCCTGGCCGTGCCCGAGTCGCTCACGTGGTTCCTCCCGCTGTCACTGCTGGTGTCCCTGCTGGTTTCCCTGCCGGTGGGTCTCCCTCATCCTCCTCCCTGGACCGCCCGGGCCCAAGGAGGGGGTGATCGGCCACCCCGGAAAGCCTGGTAATGTTTACGTCGTCGCCAAGGGCAAGACCCCGCGCGACAGACACCTTGTCCGGGTGGCGGAATGGCAGACGCGCTAGCTTGAGGTGCTAGTGCCCTTTATCGGGCGTGGGGGTTCAAGTCCCCCCTCGGACACCACTGAAGACCCCTGTTCACCAGGGGTCTTCTGCTGTTCGGTCTCCGGCCGCGACCGGGCACAATGGCCGCCATGACCACCCCTTCCTGCCCGTGCGGGCTGTCCGGTCCGTACGAGAAGTGCTGCGGCCGCTTCCACTCGGGCGCCGCCTCCGCGCCGACCGCCGAGGCCCTGATGCGCTCGCGCTACAGCGCCTTCGTCCGACTGGACGCGGGCTACCTGCTGCGGACGTGGCATCCGCGGACACGGCCGGAGCGGCTCGACCTCGACCCGGGCACGCGGTGGACCGGACTGGAGATCCTCGGCTCGACCGACGGGTCCGCCTTCCACACCACCGGCACCGTGACCTTCCGCGCCTCCTACCGCGGCGGCTCACTGCACGAGCGGAGCCGGTTCGAGCGCGTCGACGGGGCGTGGGCGTACGTCGACGGCGCGTTCCTGGCGTAGCTCCGCCCGGCAGGCTTCACGGCGCCAGGATGTCCAGCTCCTGGAGCGCCCCCACCGTGATCTCCCGGGTCAGCCGCTCCGCACGCTCCGCGTCCCGGGCGCGCACCGCCTCGGCGACCTGGACGTGCAGGGTGACGGCGGCCGGGTCGGGGTCCTCGAACATCACGTCGTGGTGGGTGCGGCCCGCCAGGACCTCGGCGACGACGCCGCCGAGACGGGCGAACATCTCGTTGCCGGAGGCGGTCAGGATGACGCGGTGGAAGGCCACGTCGTGGAAGAGGTACTGCTCCAGCCGGTGGCCGCTCGAGTTGGCGACCATGCCGAGCGCGCACTCGGTCAGCTCGGCGCACTGCTCGGGCGTGGCCAGGCGGGCCGCGAGTCCCGCCGCCACCGGTTCGACCGCCGAGCGCAGCACGGTCAGGGAGCGCAGCTGCCGCGGGCGCTCGGAGCCGGCCAGGCGCCAGCGGATGACCTGCGGGTCGTAGACGTTCCACTCGCATTCCGGCAGGACGGTCACGCCCACGCGGCGGCGCGACTCCACGAGGTGCATGGACTCCAGCACCCGGACCGCCTCGCGCATCACCGAGCGCGACACCTCGAAACGCTGGGCCAGCTCGTCGGTGCGCAGAACGCTGCCCGCAGGGTATTCGCCCGCTGTGATCGCGGGGCCGAGGGTGTCCAGTACGCGGCCGTGCAGCCCCCGGCCCGGTGTGCTCATGCACTCAGCGTACGGGTCGGATCACGGGAACAAAAAGTCAGACTTATATGTCACACGCTCTTGAATTTGTCGTACCTAATGGGTTTCAGTTGCGTCGACATCACGTGTCGACGAAGACAGCAGACAGCGAGAGTGCGATGCAGCGACTGCACACCCCCCATGTCGTCGTGGTCATGGGCGTAGCGGGTACCGGGAAGACCACCATCGGCCCCCTGCTCGCGGCCCGGCTCGGCGTTCCCTACGCCGAGGGCGACGACTTCCATCCGCCGGCCAACATCGCCAAGATGACGGCCGGCACCCCGCTCACCGACGAGGACCGGTGGCCCTGGCTGGACGCCATCGGCGGCTGGGCGCACGGGCGGGCGGGGCTCGGTGGGGTGGTGAGCAGTTCGGCGCTGAAGCGGTCCTACCGCGACCGGTTGCGGGCCGCCGCTCCCGGTGTCGTCTTCGTCCACCTCACGGGCAGCCGGGAGCTGATCGAGGACCGGATGTCGCACCGGCAGGGGCACTTCATGCCGACGGCCCTGCTCGACTCCCAGTTCGCCACGCTCCAGCCGCTGGAGCCGGACGAGGCGGGGGTCGCGGTGGACGTCGCCGGCTCCCCCGAGGAGATCACCGAACGGGCGGCGACCGCCCTGACGGACCTTCCCGAGCCGGTCCAGTAACCCCCACCCCTGTGCGGGGTCGTGCCGCCACCGGCGGGCCCGGCCCCTCAGTCCCCCGAACCCCCATCACCGCAAGGGAACCACCGTGACCAGACTCAGCGTCGAGATGCTGGCAGCGGACACCGTCGAGCCCATCACCTCGGCCGGCCACGCCCAGCTGGGCATCGCCGTGCTCCTGGGCATCGCCGTCATCGTCCTGCTCATCACCAAGTTCAAGCTGCATGCCTTCCTGTCGCTGACCATCGGGTCGCTGGCGCTCGGCGCGTTCGCCGGGGCCCCGCTGGACAAGGTCATCACCAGCTTCACCGCCGGGCTGGGCTCCACCGTCGCGGGCGTCGGCGTACTGATCGCCCTCGGCGCGATCCTCGGCAAGATGCTCGCCGACTCCGGCGGCGCCGACCAGATCGTGGACACCATCCTCGCCAAGGCGAGCCCGCGTTCGATGCCGTGGACGATGGTGCTCATCGCCTCCGTCATCGGACTGCCGTTGTTCTTCGAGGTCGGCATAGTCCTGCTGATCCCGGTCGTCCTGATGGTCGCCAAGCGCGGCAACTACTCCCTGATGCGCATCGGCATCCCGGCCCTGGCCGGTCTGTCCGTCATGCACGGTCTGGTCCCGCCGCACCCCGGTCCGCTGGTCGCGATCGACGCGCTGGGCGCCAACCTCGGTGTGACCCTGGCGCTGGGCGTCCTGGTCGCCATCCCGACGGTGATCATCGCCGGGCCGGTGTTCTCGAAGTACGCGGCCCGCTGGGTGGACGTCCCGGCCCCCGACCGCATGATCCCGCAGCGCGCCTCGGAGGAACTGGAGAAGCGCCCCGGCTTCGGCGCCACCCTGGCGACCATCCTGCTGCCGGTCGTGCTGATGCTGGCCAAGGCGCTCGTCGACATCATCGTCGACGACCCGGAGGCCCTGGTGCAGCGCACCTTCGACGTGATCGGCAACCCGCTGGTCGCCCTGCTCGCCGCCGTGATCGTCGGCATCTTCACGCTGCTGCGCCCGGCCGGGTTCGGCAAGGACCGTCTGTCGGGCCTGGTCGAGAAGGGCCTCGCGCCGATCGCGGGCATCCTGCTGATCGTCGGCGCGGGCGGCGGCTTCAAGCAGACGCTGATCGACTCCGGCGTCGGCCGGATGATTCTGGAGATCTCCGAGGACTGGTCCATCCCGGCGCTGCTGCTGGCCTGGCTGATCGCGGTGGCGATCCGGCTGGCGACCGGTTCGGCGACCGTGGCGACCGTCTCGGCGGCCGGCCTGGTCGCACCGCTGGCGGCCGACATGTCGACGACCCACGCGGCCCTGCTGGTCCTGGCCATCGGCGCCGGCTCGCTCTTCTTCAGCCATGTCAACGACGCCGGCTTCTGGCTGGTGAAGGAGTACTTCGGCCTGAACGTCGGCCAGACCATCAAGACCTGGTCCGTCATGGAGACGATCATCTCGGTGGTCGCCGGTGCCCTGGTCCTGCTGTTGTCCCTGGTCATCTAACCGAGCACGCAGGAGCGCGGCGACACCGAGCCGCCGCGCGAGGCAGCGGTACCGGCGGGGGGGTCCCGGTGGCGGGACCCTCACCGGGCTCCCCGCACCCAGGGGCGCGACCGACCGCGCCTGGCGCCTTCGTGCTCGCCACCCCGGACCAGTCAGCCCCCCTCGGCGTCCCCCTGAGACTCAGGGGGACGCCGCCTTGTCCAGCTGGAAGGCCTCGTTGCCCTGCCCGATCCGTGCGTGCCGTTCGGGGGCCCGGGCGCGCAGGACCAGGCCCTGCACCAGGCCTGTGAGCGCCGCGAGGCCGATGACGCCCGGCAGCATCCAGCTCAGGGAGGAGCCGGGGCCGGCGCCGACGAGGACGTCGAAGTCCTTGACGGTGTAACCGGCGATCACCAGCAGGGCGACGCCCGCGACGGTGGAGGTCGCCAGCCGCACGCCCTGGGCGCCGGCCGCGCCGCGGCGGACGAAGAAGGCCACCACGGAGAACGAGGCGGCGGCCATCAGCACGATGACGCCGAGGGCGCCGATGTTGCCGCCCCAGGTGAACAGGTGCAGGACGGGCTGGGTCGGGTCGCCGTTCGGCTTGTCGTCGGCGACGGCGAAGCCGGCCACCACGACCGCGGACACGGCGGTCTGGAGCAGCGAACCGGTGCCGGGCGCACCGCTGGAGCCACTGGTCCGCCCGAAGGCGGCGGGCAGCAGCCCCTCCCGGCCCATGGCGAAGGCGTACCGGGCGACGACGTTGTGGAAGCTCAGCAGGGCGGCGAACATGCCGGTCACGAAGAGGACGTGCAGGACGTCGGTGAAGGTGCCGCCCAGCCGGGACTCGGTGAGGAAGAAGAGCAGCCCGGCACTCTGCTCCTGAGCGGTCCCGACGATCTTGTCCGGTCCGGTGGCGACGGTCAGCGCCCAGCTGCTGAGCGCGAAGAACACCGCGACCCCACCGACCGCCAGGAACATGACACGCGGCACCAGCACATGCGGCCGACTGGTCTCCTCGGCGTACACGGGAGCCTGCTCGAAGCCGAGGAAGGCGGCGATGCAGAAGCACAGCGCGGTCCCCACGCCCGCCCCCGTCAGGGTGTCCGGATCGAAGGCGTGCAGCGAAAGCCCTTGGGCGCCCGGATCGGCGACGGCGGCGATGTCGAACACGACCACGAGGGCCACCTCGATCAGCAGCAGCACGCCCAGCACCCGCGCGTTGACGTCGATCTTCAGCCAGCCCAGCGCGCCGACCGCGAGCACGGCCAGCAGCGCCGGTATCCACCAGGCGACCTCCAGGTCGGCGTAGGTGGCCAGGAGCCCGGAGACCTCGAAGCCGAAGATGCCGTAGATGCCGACCTGGAGGGCGTTGTAGGCGACCAGGGCGACGAGCGCGGCGCCGGCGCCGGCGGTGCCGCCGAGTCCGCGGGAGATGTACGCGTAGAAGGCGCCGGCGTTGTGGACGTGCCGGCTCATCTCGGCGTATCCGATGCTGAAGAGGATCAGCACCACGCCCAGGAGCACGAAGAGCAGCGGCTGCCCCACGATGCCCATCACCGCGAAGGTGGTGGGCATGACGCCCGCGACCACCATCAGCGGGGCGGTGGCGGCGAGGACGGAGAGCAGCAGGCCCCCCGTGCCGAGCCGGTCGGCGCGCAGCGCCCGCTCCTGCCCCTTGAAGGTGCTGATGGCGCCACCGCTCGCGGATCGGCTCGTGCTCGAACTGCCCCTGGTCATCGCAGGACGTCCTTCTTTCGTGTGCGTCGGGGGGTCAGGCCGTGCCCAGTGCGCTCGCGCGGGCGGCACGGAAGGCCGGGTACGGCTCGCGGTCCGGATACGACCACGGGGCGGGTGTGGCGTGCTCGCCGATGCGGTGGAAGAGGGCGGCGGCCTCGGCGCCGCGGCCCTCGCAGACCTTGGCGTGGGCGAGGAAGTTGAGGTCGATCAGCCGGCGGGGGTGGCCGTCCTGCTCCCACTCCAGCCACCAGTCGAAGGCGGCCTTCATCACCAGCCGGGCCCGCCGGCCGACCCAGTGGCCGGAGGCGCTCGGGTGGGCGGACTCGTGCCCGGCGGCGGCGAGCACGCGGTAGCGCTCGGCGTGCGCGACGACCGGGAGGACGGCCAGCGGGGAGTCGGCGGGGGCCTGCTCGGCGGCCCAGTTCGCGAAGTCGTACACCTCGTGCAGCGGGTCCGGGTCACCGTCGCCGAGGCGTTCGGCGAGCCGGGCCACCATCAGGTGATGGGCGTGGTGGTGATCGGCGTACCGTCCGCGCACCGCCTCGAAGACCCGCACGACGTCGTCGTCCACGCCCAGTGAACGCTCCAGCACGAGCAGCCCGAGCCACGGTGTGGGATCGCCGGGGACGAGCGCGGCCGCTTCCCGGCACGCCTCCCGTGCCCGGGCCGCCTTCTCCTTGCCGCGCAGGGCGCGGTGGACCAGCGCGAAGGCGAGCAGGACCGAGGCGTCGGCCGAATCGGGTTCGGCGAGCAGCCACTCGCGGGCCCAGGCGGCGCAGTAGGGCTCCTTGGCGAGGACGGTCACCCGGTGGCCCCGGCGGTCCCAGTCGTCCCCCGTATGGACCAGCAGGGAGCGCGCGGACTGCCAGCGTCCCTGGGCCAACGCGGCCCGGACCGCCACGAGTTCGGCGTCGTCGAGGGCCTCGTCGAAGACCTGGGCGGCGCGCTTGCGGCCGCGGCCGAGGGGAGGCGGAGGTGGGGACACCGCGGGAACTTCCTCACGCGACGCGGTAGGTCGTCGTAGCCGGATTGCCATGAACTGATCACGCACAGCAAACCGGCAGCCAAGGCTTGACGTCAAGGGGAGTCGAGCCGTTACACGCGTCAACTCTCTTATTGAAAACGGGACTTGTCGGTCGCCGCCCCACCCCGCCACCCGGATGCGGCGCCCACCCGGCACCCCGGGTCCACCGGCACTAGAGTCGCCCTACGCACCCGTGACCCGACTGACGATCGAGGTACGCAGCGTGTCGGTTCTGGTTCTGGTCCTCGCCGTGAGCGCCGCGTGCTGCCTGGGCCTCGGCTTCGTCCTCCAGCAGAACGCGGCCCAGCGCGCCCCGCTGGGCGACTTCCTCTCGCCCCGTCTCCTGCTGGATCTCGTACGGGTGCCGCGCTGGCTGGCCGGCATGGGCCTGATGGTGGCCGGCATGGTGCTGGGCGCGCTCGCGCTGGGCGGTGGCGAGCTGACCCTCGTCGAGCCCCTCCTGGCGACGAACCTCCTCTTCGCCCTGGCCCTCTCCCGCGCGCAGACCCGGCAGCCGCTGGGCCGCCAGGGCTGGGCGGGCCTCGTACTGCTCGCCGGCGGGGTCACCGCGTTCATCGTGGCGGGCGAGCCGCGCGGCGGCAGCACGGTGACCGACCCGGTACGGCACTGGCTGCTCATCGGCGCGATGCTGGGTGCGGCCCTGCTGCTCACGGTGTGCGCCGGCCGTTCCCGGCTGACGTGGGGGCCGACCCTGCTGGCGCTGGCGGCAGGCCTGGTCTACGGCGTGCAGGACGCGCTGACCCGGGTCAGCGGCCGGCACTTCTCCGAGGGCGGCCTGGCGGACACGCTGACGGGCTGGCAGCCGTACGCGGTGGTGGTGCTCGGCATCACCGGCCTGGTCCTGGTCCAGAGCGCCTTCGAGACCGCCCCCCTGCGCAGGTCGCTGCCCGCTCTGACGGCCGCCCAGCCGCTCGCGGGCATCGCCTGCGGGGTCGGCTTCCTCGGCGACCGGCTGCGGACCGACACCGGGGCCCTGGCGTGGGAGGCGGGCGGCCTCGCGGCGGTCGTGACCGGCATCGTCCTGCTGGGCCTGCATCCCGCGATGCCGCAGGGCACGCGCGAGAGCCGGCACACACGGGACCTGCAACGGCGCTGACCGCGCGGCGCTGCTTGGATGAGGGCATGAGCGCAGCTGACGAGATCCTCGACATCGTCGACGAGAACGACCAGGTCGTCGGGCAGGCCCGGCGGGGCGACGCGTACGCGCGGGGACTGCGCCACCGCTGCGTGTTCGTCCTCGCCCGGGACCCCCGGGGCCGCGTCTTCGTCCACCGCCGCACGCCGACGAAGCTGGTGTTCCCGTCCCTGTACGACATGTTCGTCGGCGGTGTGGTGGGCGCGGGCGAGTCCTACGACGACGCGGCCCTGCGTGAGGCCCAGGAGGAACTGGGGGTGACCGCGCTGCCGCGCCCGGAGCACCTCTTCACGTTCCTCTACGACGACGGCGCGGGCCGGAGCTGGTGGTCGGCGGTGTACGAGGTCCGCTGCGAGCCCCCGGTCGCCCC
This region of Streptomyces ambofaciens ATCC 23877 genomic DNA includes:
- a CDS encoding FadR/GntR family transcriptional regulator, with amino-acid sequence MSTPGRGLHGRVLDTLGPAITAGEYPAGSVLRTDELAQRFEVSRSVMREAVRVLESMHLVESRRRVGVTVLPECEWNVYDPQVIRWRLAGSERPRQLRSLTVLRSAVEPVAAGLAARLATPEQCAELTECALGMVANSSGHRLEQYLFHDVAFHRVILTASGNEMFARLGGVVAEVLAGRTHHDVMFEDPDPAAVTLHVQVAEAVRARDAERAERLTREITVGALQELDILAP
- a CDS encoding gluconokinase, which codes for MQRLHTPHVVVVMGVAGTGKTTIGPLLAARLGVPYAEGDDFHPPANIAKMTAGTPLTDEDRWPWLDAIGGWAHGRAGLGGVVSSSALKRSYRDRLRAAAPGVVFVHLTGSRELIEDRMSHRQGHFMPTALLDSQFATLQPLEPDEAGVAVDVAGSPEEITERAATALTDLPEPVQ
- a CDS encoding YchJ family protein; its protein translation is MTTPSCPCGLSGPYEKCCGRFHSGAASAPTAEALMRSRYSAFVRLDAGYLLRTWHPRTRPERLDLDPGTRWTGLEILGSTDGSAFHTTGTVTFRASYRGGSLHERSRFERVDGAWAYVDGAFLA
- a CDS encoding gluconate:H+ symporter; this translates as MTRLSVEMLAADTVEPITSAGHAQLGIAVLLGIAVIVLLITKFKLHAFLSLTIGSLALGAFAGAPLDKVITSFTAGLGSTVAGVGVLIALGAILGKMLADSGGADQIVDTILAKASPRSMPWTMVLIASVIGLPLFFEVGIVLLIPVVLMVAKRGNYSLMRIGIPALAGLSVMHGLVPPHPGPLVAIDALGANLGVTLALGVLVAIPTVIIAGPVFSKYAARWVDVPAPDRMIPQRASEELEKRPGFGATLATILLPVVLMLAKALVDIIVDDPEALVQRTFDVIGNPLVALLAAVIVGIFTLLRPAGFGKDRLSGLVEKGLAPIAGILLIVGAGGGFKQTLIDSGVGRMILEISEDWSIPALLLAWLIAVAIRLATGSATVATVSAAGLVAPLAADMSTTHAALLVLAIGAGSLFFSHVNDAGFWLVKEYFGLNVGQTIKTWSVMETIISVVAGALVLLLSLVI
- a CDS encoding DMT family transporter; translated protein: MSVLVLVLAVSAACCLGLGFVLQQNAAQRAPLGDFLSPRLLLDLVRVPRWLAGMGLMVAGMVLGALALGGGELTLVEPLLATNLLFALALSRAQTRQPLGRQGWAGLVLLAGGVTAFIVAGEPRGGSTVTDPVRHWLLIGAMLGAALLLTVCAGRSRLTWGPTLLALAAGLVYGVQDALTRVSGRHFSEGGLADTLTGWQPYAVVVLGITGLVLVQSAFETAPLRRSLPALTAAQPLAGIACGVGFLGDRLRTDTGALAWEAGGLAAVVTGIVLLGLHPAMPQGTRESRHTRDLQRR
- a CDS encoding NUDIX hydrolase — protein: MSAADEILDIVDENDQVVGQARRGDAYARGLRHRCVFVLARDPRGRVFVHRRTPTKLVFPSLYDMFVGGVVGAGESYDDAALREAQEELGVTALPRPEHLFTFLYDDGAGRSWWSAVYEVRCEPPVAPQAEEVAWHGFLTESEVERRLGEWEWVPDGLAAYARLRARRA
- a CDS encoding APC family permease, with protein sequence MTRGSSSTSRSASGGAISTFKGQERALRADRLGTGGLLLSVLAATAPLMVVAGVMPTTFAVMGIVGQPLLFVLLGVVLILFSIGYAEMSRHVHNAGAFYAYISRGLGGTAGAGAALVALVAYNALQVGIYGIFGFEVSGLLATYADLEVAWWIPALLAVLAVGALGWLKIDVNARVLGVLLLIEVALVVVFDIAAVADPGAQGLSLHAFDPDTLTGAGVGTALCFCIAAFLGFEQAPVYAEETSRPHVLVPRVMFLAVGGVAVFFALSSWALTVATGPDKIVGTAQEQSAGLLFFLTESRLGGTFTDVLHVLFVTGMFAALLSFHNVVARYAFAMGREGLLPAAFGRTSGSSGAPGTGSLLQTAVSAVVVAGFAVADDKPNGDPTQPVLHLFTWGGNIGALGVIVLMAAASFSVVAFFVRRGAAGAQGVRLATSTVAGVALLVIAGYTVKDFDVLVGAGPGSSLSWMLPGVIGLAALTGLVQGLVLRARAPERHARIGQGNEAFQLDKAASP
- a CDS encoding M20/M25/M40 family metallo-hydrolase, translated to MSDSGTARSVTGEDEVVDLCRELIRIDTSNYGDHSGPGERKAAEWVAEKLAEVGLEPQIFESHPGRASTVARIEGEDPSRPALLIHGHTDVVPANADDWTHHPFSGEIADGCVWGRGAVDMKDMDAMTLAVVRDRLRSGRRPPRDIVLAFLADEEAGGTYGARHLVDKHPGLFEGVTEAISEVGGFSFTVSEQRRLYLIQTAEKGMHWMKLTVAGTAGHGSMIHRDNAITELSEAVARLGRHTFPIRVTKTTRAFLDELGDALGTELDPENMEGTLAKLGGIAKLIGATLSNTANPTQLGAGYKVNVIPGEATAHVDGRFLPGHEEEFLADLDRILGPKVRREDVHADKAVETTFDGALVDAMQSALVAEDPAAKAIPYMLSGGTDAKSFDDLGIRGFGFAPLKLPPELDFAGMFHGVDERVPVEGLRFGVRVLDRFIDAS